Proteins from a genomic interval of Pseudomonas silesiensis:
- a CDS encoding SDR family oxidoreductase: MPVALITGCSSGIGRALADAFKGAGYEVWASARKAEDVATLAAAGFTAVQLDVNDGAALEQLGKRINQQRGGLDVLINNAGYGAMGPLLDGGVPAMQRQFETNVFAIVGVTRAMFPVLRRAKGLVVNIGSVSGVLVTPFAGAYCASKAAVHALSDALRMELAPMGIRVMEVQPGAIASSFARNAGHEAEQLISEQSPWWPLREGIRARAKASQDNPTPAGEFAAGLLKAVQQGKPPRLVRLGNGSRALPLLAGLVPKGLLESGLMKRFGLRGQL, encoded by the coding sequence ATGCCCGTTGCGTTGATTACCGGATGTTCCAGCGGCATTGGCCGCGCCCTGGCCGATGCCTTTAAAGGTGCCGGTTACGAAGTCTGGGCCAGCGCCCGCAAGGCTGAAGACGTCGCGACTCTGGCGGCGGCCGGGTTTACCGCCGTGCAACTGGACGTCAACGATGGCGCGGCACTCGAACAGTTGGGCAAACGGATCAACCAGCAACGTGGCGGTCTTGACGTGCTGATCAATAACGCCGGTTACGGCGCGATGGGCCCGCTGCTCGATGGCGGTGTGCCGGCCATGCAGCGCCAGTTCGAAACCAATGTATTCGCCATTGTCGGCGTGACCCGCGCGATGTTCCCGGTGCTGCGTCGCGCCAAAGGATTAGTCGTGAATATTGGCAGTGTGTCCGGGGTTCTGGTGACGCCATTCGCCGGTGCTTACTGTGCGTCAAAAGCCGCCGTGCATGCCTTGAGCGATGCACTGCGCATGGAACTGGCGCCCATGGGTATTCGCGTCATGGAAGTTCAACCGGGGGCTATCGCGTCCAGTTTCGCCAGGAATGCCGGGCATGAAGCCGAGCAATTGATCAGCGAACAATCGCCGTGGTGGCCCCTGCGTGAAGGCATACGGGCACGGGCCAAGGCGTCCCAGGACAACCCGACCCCGGCGGGTGAATTTGCCGCCGGTTTGCTCAAGGCTGTGCAGCAAGGCAAACCGCCAAGGCTGGTGCGCCTGGGCAATGGCAGCCGGGCGTTGCCGTTGTTGGCGGGGTTGGTGCCCAAGGGGCTGCTGGAGTCGGGGTTGATGAAGCGGTTCGGGTTGAGGGGGCAGCTCTGA
- a CDS encoding HlyD family secretion protein, producing the protein MKKLFSLLATLLVLVLAIWIGRTLWEHYMNTPWTRDGRVRADIINVAADVTGEVVDVPVRDNQLVKKGDLLMRIDPEHYRIAVKQAQSLVASRKSTWEMRKVNAHRRADMDNLVISRENRDDASNIADSALADYQHAQAQLEAAQLNLKRTEVRAAVDGYVTNLNVHRGDYARIGEAKMAVVDMNSFWVYGFFEETKLPHVRVGDKADMQLMSGEVLKGHVESISRGIYDRDNPESRELIADVNPTFNWVRLAQRVPVRIHIDQVPEGVLLAAGITCTVVVKQGDGA; encoded by the coding sequence ATGAAAAAGCTTTTCAGCCTGCTCGCCACCTTGCTGGTGCTGGTCCTCGCGATCTGGATCGGCCGCACCCTGTGGGAGCACTACATGAATACGCCATGGACCCGTGATGGCCGGGTACGCGCCGACATCATCAACGTCGCCGCCGACGTCACCGGGGAAGTGGTGGATGTACCGGTGCGCGATAACCAGTTGGTGAAGAAGGGCGATCTGCTGATGCGCATCGATCCCGAGCACTACCGCATTGCGGTGAAACAGGCGCAGTCCCTGGTGGCCTCACGCAAGTCGACCTGGGAAATGCGCAAGGTCAACGCCCATCGCCGTGCCGACATGGACAACCTGGTGATCTCCAGGGAAAACCGCGACGACGCCAGCAACATCGCCGACTCGGCCCTGGCCGATTACCAACACGCCCAGGCCCAGCTCGAAGCCGCACAATTGAACCTCAAACGCACCGAAGTGCGCGCCGCGGTGGACGGCTACGTGACCAACCTCAACGTGCATCGCGGCGATTACGCGCGCATCGGTGAAGCGAAAATGGCCGTGGTCGATATGAATTCGTTCTGGGTCTATGGCTTCTTCGAGGAAACCAAATTGCCCCACGTGCGAGTGGGCGATAAGGCCGACATGCAGTTGATGAGCGGAGAAGTGTTGAAAGGACACGTGGAGAGTATTTCCCGGGGCATCTATGACCGTGATAACCCTGAGAGCCGTGAGCTGATCGCGGATGTGAACCCGACCTTCAACTGGGTGCGCCTGGCCCAGCGAGTGCCGGTGCGGATTCACATCGATCAAGTGCCGGAGGGGGTGCTGTTGGCGGCGGGGATTACGTGTACGGTGGTGGTCAAGCAAGGCGATGGTGCATAA
- a CDS encoding DUF1656 domain-containing protein, with translation MPREIAFHGVYMPTMTLMFFIAAALAWALDRFLSGFDLYRFFWHPALLRLSLFTCLFGALALTVYR, from the coding sequence ATGCCCCGTGAAATCGCCTTCCACGGCGTCTACATGCCGACCATGACGCTGATGTTCTTCATCGCCGCGGCGCTGGCCTGGGCGCTGGACCGATTCCTGTCCGGGTTCGATCTGTACCGCTTCTTCTGGCACCCGGCACTGCTGCGCCTGAGCCTGTTTACCTGTCTGTTCGGCGCCCTGGCGCTGACTGTCTACCGTTGA
- a CDS encoding FUSC family protein: MTPLPAPLRWLYSLEWRRGFFDWARSDGVTWVYIFKVLLAAFLTLWLAMRLELPQPRTAMITVFIVMQPQSGQVFAKSFYRFLGTLTGSAVMVALIALFAQNTELFLGSLAIWVGICSAGAARYRNFRAYGFVLAGYTAAMVGLPALAHPDGAFMAAVWRVLEISLGILCATVVSAAILPQTASAAMRNALYQRFGVFALFVTDGLRGRSQRDAFEASNVRFIAEAVGLEGLRSVTVFEDPHMRRRNGRLSRLNSEFMGITTRFNALHQLLERLRSNGTDHVVAAIKPGLQDLAELLDGFSGRALTSPDAARLTSALTSYKADLPAKVRSLRATFQQSDPSDAEQLDFHTAYELLYRFVDDLHGYAQTHASLADHTHEREQWDEPFTPQTNWLASAASGIRAAFILVVLGSYWVATAWPSGATMTLIAAATVGLSAATPNPKRMAFQMACGTFLGALIGFVEMFFIFPWIDGFPLLCVMLAPVIVLGSFLSSRPQYAGVGLGLLIFFSTGSVPDNLTVYNPYAFINDYIAMVLGMLVCAAAGAIILPPNSRWLWRRLEQDLRGQVVYAISGKLKGLASGFESSTRDLLHQAYGLATGQPQVQRDLLRWMFVVLEVGHAIIELRKEQAILPVHPAYAESQPWRQAIRVMGRSLVRLFLQPSQSNLQRGLIAVDHAISRVQATDEPFAPHFDTSALRRVKSYLHFIRTSLLDPQSPLAAYASTPPQGLEHAP; encoded by the coding sequence ATGACCCCCTTGCCCGCACCCTTGCGCTGGCTGTATTCCCTGGAATGGCGCCGGGGCTTTTTCGACTGGGCACGCAGCGATGGCGTGACCTGGGTGTACATTTTCAAAGTGCTGTTGGCGGCGTTCCTGACGTTGTGGCTGGCCATGCGCCTGGAATTGCCGCAACCGCGCACGGCGATGATCACCGTGTTCATCGTCATGCAGCCGCAAAGCGGCCAGGTGTTCGCCAAGAGTTTCTATCGTTTCCTCGGCACATTGACCGGCTCGGCGGTGATGGTTGCGCTGATTGCCTTGTTCGCGCAAAACACTGAATTGTTCCTCGGTTCGCTGGCGATCTGGGTGGGCATTTGCTCGGCTGGCGCGGCGCGTTATCGCAACTTTCGCGCCTATGGTTTTGTACTCGCCGGGTACACCGCCGCGATGGTGGGACTGCCTGCGCTGGCACACCCGGACGGCGCGTTCATGGCCGCCGTGTGGCGGGTGCTGGAAATCTCCCTGGGGATTCTCTGCGCCACCGTGGTCAGCGCCGCGATCCTGCCGCAAACCGCCAGCGCCGCGATGCGCAATGCCCTGTATCAGCGCTTCGGCGTGTTCGCCTTGTTCGTCACCGATGGCTTGCGCGGGCGCAGCCAGCGCGACGCGTTCGAAGCGAGCAACGTGCGCTTTATCGCCGAGGCTGTAGGCCTGGAAGGGCTGCGCAGCGTCACGGTTTTCGAAGATCCGCACATGCGTCGGCGCAACGGTCGGCTCAGTCGCTTGAACAGTGAGTTCATGGGTATCACCACCCGGTTCAACGCTCTGCACCAATTGCTCGAACGCTTGCGCAGCAATGGCACCGATCACGTGGTCGCGGCGATCAAGCCGGGTCTGCAGGACCTCGCCGAATTGCTCGACGGTTTCAGCGGGCGCGCCCTGACCAGTCCCGACGCCGCACGGCTGACATCTGCATTGACGAGTTACAAGGCAGACTTGCCGGCGAAAGTCCGCAGCCTGCGAGCGACGTTTCAGCAGAGCGATCCGAGCGACGCCGAGCAGCTGGATTTTCACACCGCCTACGAACTGCTCTATCGCTTCGTCGACGATCTGCACGGTTATGCACAGACCCATGCCTCCCTGGCCGATCACACCCATGAACGGGAACAATGGGACGAACCGTTCACCCCGCAAACCAACTGGCTGGCATCCGCCGCATCGGGGATTCGCGCGGCGTTCATTCTGGTGGTGCTGGGCAGTTACTGGGTGGCGACGGCGTGGCCGAGCGGGGCGACCATGACCCTCATCGCGGCGGCTACGGTCGGACTGTCCGCCGCGACACCGAACCCGAAACGCATGGCGTTCCAGATGGCTTGCGGCACCTTCCTGGGGGCGCTGATCGGCTTCGTCGAGATGTTTTTCATCTTCCCGTGGATCGATGGTTTTCCCTTGCTGTGCGTGATGCTCGCACCGGTGATTGTGCTGGGTTCGTTCCTGTCGTCGCGGCCGCAATACGCCGGTGTCGGTCTGGGTTTGTTGATCTTCTTCAGCACCGGTTCGGTGCCGGACAACCTCACCGTCTACAACCCCTACGCCTTTATCAACGACTACATCGCCATGGTGCTCGGCATGCTGGTCTGCGCCGCAGCCGGGGCGATCATCCTGCCGCCCAACAGCCGCTGGTTGTGGCGTCGGCTGGAGCAGGATCTGCGCGGGCAAGTGGTGTATGCGATCAGCGGCAAGCTCAAAGGCCTGGCGTCGGGTTTTGAAAGCAGCACGCGGGATTTGCTGCACCAGGCCTATGGTCTCGCCACGGGTCAGCCGCAGGTGCAACGGGACTTGCTGCGCTGGATGTTCGTGGTGCTGGAAGTCGGTCACGCAATCATCGAGTTGCGCAAGGAGCAGGCAATTCTGCCGGTGCATCCTGCCTACGCCGAATCGCAGCCGTGGCGTCAGGCGATCCGGGTGATGGGCCGCTCGCTGGTGCGGCTGTTTCTGCAACCGAGCCAGAGCAATCTGCAACGCGGGTTGATCGCCGTGGACCACGCCATCAGCCGCGTGCAAGCCACCGACGAACCCTTCGCCCCGCACTTCGACACTTCGGCATTGCGCCGGGTAAAGAGCTACCTGCACTTCATCCGCACCTCGCTGCTCGATCCGCAATCGCCGCTCGCGGCTTACGCCAGCACCCCGCCTCAAGGACTTGAACATGCCCCGTGA
- a CDS encoding efflux transporter outer membrane subunit has product MPRRINRALKTLSVLALTLAISGCIGTGGIAPQGKALEADSLATDEAIQSAAQDAHWPTAQWWQAYGDPQLNRWIDLAVQGSPTIAMAAARVRQAKSLAGIAQSAESLQVNGESTLKRHNWPTDQFYGPGDLADTTTWDNNAALGFSYALDLWGRESNATERAVDLAHMSAAEARLARLELQNNMVRAYIELSLHYAQRDIVAATLKQQQQILDLAQKRLDGGIGTHFEVSQAETPLPETHRQIDALDEEIALSRNQLAALAGKGPGEGAQLQRPTLSLGAALKLPSSLPAQLLGQRPDVVASRWQVAAQARGIDVAHAGFYPNVDLVGSLGYMATGGGALEFLTGKKLNYSVGPAISLPIFDGGRLRSELGEASAGYDIAVARYNQTLVNALKNISDQLIRRESMDKQKSFAAESVAAAQKTYDIAMIAYQRGLTDYLNVLNAQTLLFKQQQVQQQVQASRLSAHAELVTALGGGLGAGNDVPKDSQTAAPKTPALLKSLSN; this is encoded by the coding sequence GTGCCCCGTCGCATCAACAGAGCGCTAAAGACGCTCAGTGTTTTGGCTTTAACCCTGGCAATCAGTGGCTGCATCGGAACCGGAGGTATTGCCCCCCAGGGCAAGGCACTGGAGGCCGACTCACTGGCCACCGACGAAGCCATCCAGAGCGCTGCGCAGGACGCTCACTGGCCCACCGCGCAATGGTGGCAGGCGTATGGCGACCCGCAACTGAACCGTTGGATCGACCTCGCCGTGCAAGGCAGCCCGACCATCGCCATGGCCGCTGCCCGGGTGCGTCAGGCCAAATCCCTGGCAGGTATCGCGCAGTCCGCCGAGTCGCTGCAGGTCAATGGCGAGTCCACCCTCAAGCGCCACAACTGGCCCACCGATCAGTTTTACGGCCCCGGCGACCTGGCCGACACCACCACCTGGGACAACAATGCGGCGCTGGGCTTCAGTTACGCACTCGATCTCTGGGGGCGCGAAAGCAATGCCACCGAACGCGCCGTGGACCTGGCCCACATGAGTGCCGCCGAAGCGCGCCTGGCCCGGCTCGAACTGCAGAACAACATGGTGCGCGCCTACATCGAACTCTCATTGCATTACGCGCAACGGGACATCGTCGCCGCGACGCTGAAACAGCAGCAGCAAATTCTCGACCTCGCCCAAAAACGCCTGGACGGCGGCATCGGCACGCATTTCGAAGTCAGCCAGGCTGAAACGCCGTTGCCGGAAACCCATCGCCAGATCGATGCGCTGGACGAGGAAATCGCCCTGAGCCGTAATCAACTGGCCGCCTTGGCTGGCAAAGGGCCGGGCGAGGGCGCGCAGTTGCAACGGCCGACGCTGTCGTTGGGCGCGGCGCTGAAACTGCCGTCGTCGTTGCCGGCGCAACTGCTCGGACAGCGTCCGGACGTGGTCGCCAGCCGCTGGCAAGTGGCGGCCCAGGCGCGGGGTATCGATGTCGCCCATGCCGGCTTCTATCCCAACGTCGACCTGGTTGGCAGCCTCGGCTACATGGCCACCGGCGGCGGGGCGCTGGAGTTTTTGACCGGCAAGAAACTCAACTACAGCGTCGGCCCGGCGATCTCGTTGCCGATCTTCGATGGCGGTCGGTTGCGCTCGGAGCTGGGCGAAGCTTCGGCCGGGTATGACATCGCCGTGGCCAGGTACAACCAGACGCTGGTCAATGCGCTGAAGAACATCTCCGACCAGTTGATCCGCCGCGAGTCCATGGACAAGCAGAAAAGCTTCGCCGCCGAATCGGTGGCCGCCGCGCAGAAGACCTATGACATCGCGATGATCGCTTACCAACGCGGGCTCACCGATTACCTCAACGTGCTCAACGCCCAGACCCTGTTGTTCAAGCAGCAGCAAGTCCAACAACAGGTCCAGGCCTCGCGCCTCAGCGCCCATGCCGAATTGGTGACAGCGCTCGGCGGTGGGTTGGGCGCGGGTAACGACGTGCCGAAAGACAGCCAGACCGCCGCACCGAAAACCCCGGCCCTGCTTAAGAGCCTCTCGAATTGA
- a CDS encoding LysR family transcriptional regulator has protein sequence MDTLQNMRAFSYVAEAGSFTAAAVQLDTTTANVSRAVSNLEAHLQTRLLNRTTRRIALTEAGKRYLLRCEQILAYVEEAEAEASDAHARPAGQLKVHTMTGIGQHFVIDAIARYRKTHPDVTFDLTLANRVPDLLDEGYDVSIVLASELPDSGFVSQRLGITYSIVCASPAYVKANGCAHKPSDLLNHACLRLVSPVIPLEKWSFDGPEGQEMVTINSSPFLVNSADAMKTAITSGMGVGVLPVYAAIEGLRNGTLVRVMPNYRSQELNLYAIYPSRQYLDAKIKTWVEYLRGSLPEILAAHQAELAAYELSGSLGGVRLAN, from the coding sequence ATGGACACTTTGCAAAACATGCGCGCCTTCAGTTACGTGGCCGAGGCCGGCAGCTTCACCGCCGCCGCCGTGCAACTCGACACCACCACGGCCAACGTCTCGCGCGCGGTCTCCAACCTGGAAGCCCACCTGCAAACCCGCCTGCTCAACCGCACCACTCGCCGCATTGCCCTGACCGAAGCCGGCAAACGCTACCTGTTGCGCTGCGAGCAGATCCTGGCCTATGTCGAAGAAGCCGAAGCCGAAGCCAGCGACGCCCACGCGCGCCCGGCCGGGCAACTCAAGGTGCACACCATGACCGGCATCGGTCAGCACTTCGTGATCGACGCCATCGCCCGCTACCGCAAGACTCACCCGGACGTCACCTTCGACCTGACCCTGGCCAACCGCGTACCGGACCTGTTGGACGAGGGCTACGACGTGTCCATCGTCCTCGCCAGCGAACTGCCGGATTCGGGTTTCGTCTCCCAACGCCTGGGCATCACCTACAGCATCGTTTGCGCCTCGCCGGCCTATGTAAAAGCCAACGGCTGCGCCCATAAACCCAGCGACCTGCTCAACCACGCCTGCCTGCGCCTGGTCAGCCCGGTGATCCCTCTGGAAAAATGGAGCTTCGACGGCCCGGAAGGCCAGGAAATGGTCACCATCAATAGCTCGCCGTTTCTGGTGAACTCCGCCGACGCGATGAAAACCGCGATCACCAGCGGCATGGGGGTTGGCGTGTTGCCGGTGTATGCGGCCATTGAAGGGCTGCGCAATGGCACGCTGGTGCGGGTGATGCCGAACTACCGCTCCCAGGAATTGAACCTGTATGCGATCTACCCGTCGCGACAGTACCTGGATGCGAAGATCAAGACCTGGGTCGAGTACTTGCGCGGGTCGTTGCCGGAGATATTGGCGGCGCATCAGGCGGAACTGGCGGCGTATGAGTTGAGTGGGAGTCTGGGTGGGGTTCGGTTGGCGAATTGA
- a CDS encoding DUF6124 family protein — protein sequence MKKPSPNPPDAEITSPQKPLTLKASIPPHTPSHLFVVAPNINTETLLVHATESLASASVMASDLAGFLEGPHRNTLLGIQQVIMLGELAVNRALDNVDPQD from the coding sequence ATGAAAAAGCCATCACCTAATCCGCCAGATGCAGAAATCACCTCGCCCCAAAAACCACTCACCCTAAAAGCCTCCATCCCGCCCCACACACCCAGCCATCTATTCGTCGTTGCCCCCAACATCAACACCGAAACCCTATTAGTTCACGCCACCGAATCCCTCGCCTCGGCCAGTGTCATGGCCAGTGACCTCGCCGGATTCCTCGAAGGCCCGCATCGCAATACCCTGTTGGGCATCCAGCAGGTGATCATGCTGGGTGAACTGGCCGTCAATCGCGCGCTGGACAATGTCGATCCGCAGGATTAA
- a CDS encoding 2-hydroxyacid dehydrogenase — protein MKKTVLAFSRVTPAMIERLKQDFDVIVPNPKNGDINAQFNEALPHAHGLIGVGRKLGRAQLENAAKLEVVSSVSVGYDNYDVAYFNERGIMLTNTPDVLTESTADLAFALLMSSARRVAELDAWTKAGQWQATVGAPLFGCDVHGKTLGIVGMGNIGAAIARRGRLGFNMPILYSGNSRKTELEHELGAQFRSLDQLLAEADFICLVVPLSEKTRHLISHRELALMKPSAILVNISRGPVVDEPALIEALQNNRIRGAGLDVYEKEPLAESPLFQLKNAVTLPHIGSATHETREAMANRALSNLRSALLGERPQDLVNPQVWKG, from the coding sequence ATGAAAAAGACCGTCCTCGCCTTCAGCCGCGTCACCCCGGCAATGATCGAACGCCTCAAGCAGGACTTCGACGTCATCGTGCCGAATCCGAAAAACGGCGACATCAATGCCCAGTTCAACGAAGCCCTGCCCCACGCCCACGGCCTGATCGGTGTCGGTCGCAAACTCGGTCGCGCCCAGCTGGAAAATGCCGCCAAACTGGAGGTCGTCTCCAGCGTCTCGGTCGGCTACGACAACTATGATGTCGCCTACTTCAACGAACGCGGGATCATGCTCACCAACACCCCCGACGTCCTCACCGAAAGCACCGCCGACCTGGCCTTCGCCCTGCTCATGAGCAGTGCCCGGCGCGTTGCGGAACTGGACGCCTGGACCAAGGCCGGCCAATGGCAAGCCACCGTCGGCGCGCCGTTGTTCGGATGCGATGTACACGGCAAGACCCTGGGCATCGTCGGCATGGGCAACATCGGCGCCGCCATTGCCCGCCGCGGGCGCCTGGGCTTCAACATGCCGATCCTCTACAGCGGTAACAGCCGCAAGACCGAACTGGAACACGAATTGGGCGCACAGTTTCGCAGCCTGGACCAATTGCTGGCCGAAGCCGATTTCATCTGCCTGGTGGTGCCGCTCAGCGAAAAGACCCGACACCTGATCAGCCACCGCGAACTGGCGCTGATGAAACCGAGCGCCATTCTGGTCAACATCTCGCGCGGTCCGGTCGTCGACGAGCCGGCGTTGATCGAAGCCCTGCAGAACAACCGTATTCGGGGCGCGGGGCTGGATGTCTATGAGAAAGAACCGCTGGCCGAATCGCCGCTGTTCCAATTGAAGAACGCTGTCACGTTGCCGCACATCGGCTCTGCGACCCATGAAACCCGCGAAGCGATGGCCAATCGGGCCCTGAGCAATTTGCGTAGCGCCTTGCTGGGTGAGCGCCCGCAGGACCTGGTCAACCCACAGGTCTGGAAGGGCTGA
- a CDS encoding DUF2165 family protein, protein MNHFTTVCAIRRSKVLIVLMAALFGIATLINNFTDYAAYTEYIGRIISMSDTVGNDSRRYRAVTSTLFHHRFYWAIITLEVIFTFSCLYGTFHLYRKINAPRNDFHEAKKFAIVGLTTAIFVYYILYVIILNEWFDVEYSAQRNAFDWARSNIQYMFFALIYLVLPNDK, encoded by the coding sequence ATGAATCATTTCACCACTGTCTGTGCCATCAGACGGAGCAAAGTACTGATTGTCTTGATGGCGGCGCTCTTCGGTATAGCCACCCTTATCAATAACTTTACCGACTATGCGGCATACACAGAGTACATCGGGCGAATCATCAGTATGAGCGATACTGTGGGCAATGATTCCCGACGTTACAGGGCTGTCACTTCGACCCTGTTCCACCACCGTTTTTACTGGGCGATCATAACGCTTGAGGTCATATTCACATTCAGTTGTCTGTACGGGACTTTTCATCTTTATAGGAAAATCAATGCGCCACGCAACGACTTTCACGAGGCCAAAAAGTTCGCCATAGTCGGTTTGACCACCGCCATTTTCGTTTACTACATTTTGTACGTCATCATACTTAACGAATGGTTCGACGTGGAGTATTCCGCTCAGCGCAATGCCTTTGACTGGGCACGAAGCAACATTCAATACATGTTCTTCGCGCTGATATACCTGGTACTGCCAAATGATAAATAA
- a CDS encoding DMT family transporter: protein MNLSLYLLTVLIWGTTWIALKWQLGVVAIPVSIVYRFGLAALVLFVMLLLSRKLQVMNRRGHLICVAQGLCLFCINFMCFLTASQWIPSGLVAVVFSTATLWNAFNARVFFGQKIARNVLMGGALGLLGLGLLFWPELAGHTASPETLLGLGLALFGTLCFSAGNMLSSLQQKAGLKPLTTNAWGMAYGAAMLSAWCLVKGIPFDMEWNARYIGSLLYLVIPGSVIGFTAYLTLVGRMGPERAAYCTVLFPVVALNVSAVVEGYQWTAPALAGLVMVMLGNVLVFRKPDARGKPMTGKLA, encoded by the coding sequence ATGAACCTTTCGTTGTACTTGCTGACCGTGCTGATCTGGGGCACCACCTGGATTGCCCTGAAATGGCAACTGGGCGTGGTGGCCATCCCGGTGTCGATTGTCTATCGCTTCGGCCTCGCCGCGCTGGTGCTGTTTGTGATGTTGCTGCTCAGCCGCAAGCTGCAAGTGATGAATCGCCGCGGGCATCTGATCTGCGTGGCGCAGGGGCTGTGTCTGTTCTGCATCAATTTCATGTGTTTCCTCACCGCCAGCCAGTGGATCCCCAGCGGCCTGGTGGCGGTGGTGTTTTCCACCGCGACGCTGTGGAACGCCTTCAATGCGCGGGTGTTCTTTGGCCAGAAAATCGCGCGCAATGTGCTGATGGGCGGTGCGCTCGGGTTGCTCGGGCTCGGCCTGTTGTTCTGGCCTGAACTCGCCGGTCATACCGCCAGCCCGGAAACCTTGCTCGGGCTGGGTCTGGCCTTGTTCGGCACCCTGTGTTTTTCGGCCGGCAACATGCTGTCGAGCCTGCAGCAGAAAGCCGGCCTGAAGCCGCTGACCACCAATGCCTGGGGCATGGCCTATGGCGCAGCGATGCTCTCGGCCTGGTGCCTGGTCAAAGGCATTCCATTCGATATGGAGTGGAATGCCCGTTACATCGGCTCGTTGTTGTACCTGGTGATTCCCGGTTCAGTCATCGGTTTCACTGCCTATCTGACGCTGGTCGGGCGCATGGGCCCGGAGCGGGCCGCCTATTGCACGGTGCTGTTCCCGGTGGTGGCGCTCAATGTGTCGGCTGTTGTCGAGGGTTATCAGTGGACCGCCCCGGCGCTGGCAGGCCTGGTGATGGTTATGCTGGGGAACGTACTGGTTTTTCGCAAACCCGATGCGAGAGGCAAACCGATGACGGGCAAGTTGGCGTGA
- a CDS encoding AraC family transcriptional regulator, which yields MPALESLHVFQALNRSPNARLEHSAELGDGMAAALWSNHHDAQDYEAPSHHTLSCYIAGGTGTYRRDRPGTKGGPDKLCILPAEHRSAWVINGDIRLAHVYFSPEQFALGCVTLLDREPRELQLRESTFLDDPQQARRFRQLITLNWQEPGERLLTSSLAHEMLSHVLLGQVGMREGLRLKGGLAAHQRRQLVEFVDSQLAEAISLGQLAGLCALSEYHFARMFRESFGLPPHQYVLARRLNRAQELLRTTSQPLGDIALACGFASASHFTNRFRQALGGTPGEYRQAFLR from the coding sequence ATGCCCGCACTGGAAAGCCTGCACGTGTTTCAAGCCCTCAACCGCTCGCCCAATGCTCGCCTCGAGCACAGCGCCGAGCTCGGTGACGGCATGGCTGCAGCCTTGTGGAGCAACCATCACGACGCTCAGGATTACGAAGCGCCGAGCCACCACACGCTGTCGTGCTATATCGCTGGCGGCACCGGCACTTATCGCCGCGACCGGCCCGGTACCAAGGGCGGCCCGGACAAGCTGTGCATCCTGCCGGCCGAACACCGGTCAGCCTGGGTGATCAACGGCGACATTCGCCTCGCCCATGTTTATTTCAGCCCTGAGCAGTTTGCCCTCGGCTGCGTCACGCTGCTGGACCGTGAACCGCGCGAACTTCAGCTACGGGAAAGCACCTTCCTTGATGACCCACAACAAGCCCGACGCTTTCGGCAGTTGATCACGCTCAATTGGCAGGAGCCCGGCGAACGCCTGCTCACCAGCAGCCTGGCCCATGAGATGCTCAGTCACGTGTTGCTCGGCCAGGTCGGCATGCGCGAGGGCTTGCGGCTCAAGGGTGGATTGGCGGCGCATCAGCGTCGGCAGTTGGTCGAGTTCGTCGACAGCCAACTGGCAGAAGCCATCAGCCTGGGGCAACTGGCGGGGTTGTGCGCGCTGTCGGAGTATCACTTTGCGCGGATGTTCAGGGAGAGTTTCGGCTTGCCGCCGCATCAGTATGTGTTGGCTCGCCGACTGAACCGGGCGCAGGAGTTGTTACGCACAACATCACAGCCGTTGGGGGACATCGCGTTGGCGTGCGGGTTTGCCAGTGCCAGTCATTTTACCAACCGGTTTCGTCAGGCGCTGGGCGGGACGCCTGGGGAATATCGGCAGGCGTTTTTGCGCTAG